The genomic stretch ACAATATTTAGAGTTTGATATTTTTACCGGTAGTACGAGATAAGTGGTCGGAGGCCGGAAAAAACCtcgatttttcatgtcaatatttttgatgttttgcatttCTCCGAATATTCTCAAACTGTAAATGACCTTTTCCCAAAGTTTTATGACAATCAGTTGAGATATCGATTTTTaatcgcactttgaatgttgatATAACAGACAATTTCGATAAAATTCCTgtttgaaatcacaatttttagcttaaCTTTAAACACCTGTGACTGCCTTAGTTTTGATCCGATTTTAAttcaacaaatttcattttgaaggaaaatttatGTGTATTTAGTTGATTTTGTAGACTTGTCAAAAATACAATCAATTTCTCAATCGAGGTAAAACTAtcataaaatttcaataaaactaaatcgcattaggattgttacttgggctatcatggtgcagacaggaagccaacctatccgaacccagtttgataagctccgctgcgaTGCTATCTTTTCCAGCtaatttgttgttcttgagctgcttgatggcatccttaacttcacctATCGTAGGGGTCGGAatgtctccctcatccgctgtgctgacaaggtcgttcctcctgccgtcttggtcctctgcctctgcACCAATCAGGTGTTttttgtagtgctgcttccacctgtcgataacctcacgttcatccgtcaagattcctccatccttatcccgacacatttcggttcgcggcacaaagccggcgGAGGATGGGTTCAGTTTCTTTTAGAGCTACAGtacgatacagctgctccatttcctcGCACTCCATCTcttccaggcggcgcttttCGTCCCGGAACAGATGGGTCTGCTGTCTTCGCTTCAATTCATATCGCATTACGTTTTGACGGGTCCCttgctgcagcatcaatgcCCGCGCTGTATTCTTCGCGCCTAGAATCGTCTGACACTCctcgtcgaaccagccgttacgtcgattcctctCGACGAACCCTATGGTACCTTCCGCTGCGCTGTCAATGGCGGCTTCTACATTACTCCAGCAGTCTTCTAGAGAGGCTTTGATGAGTTCACCCGCTTCCGGCAGTGCTGCTGCCTCAAGGCTTTGCACGTATTCAGTTACGACTTCGAAAAATTTGAGTCGTTCCAGGTCATACTATGGCGGGCGACGGtagcggatgttgttgacaaTCGAAAGTCTTCCGCGCATTTTGACCATCAGAAGATAGTGGCCAGAATCGACGTTTGCGCCACGGTAGGTTCGGACGTCGATAGTATCCCAGTAGTGCCTTCCatcaatcaaaacgtgatcgatttgtgaTTCGGTCTGTtttggtgatctccaggtgtaccgatatgAGAGGTTATGCTGGAAGTAGgtactacgtatggccatgttcttggaggcagTGAAGTCAATTAGTCGGAGTCCGTTTTCGTTCGTTAGCCGGTGAGCGCAGACTTAAGACCATTATGTGGGCATTCACCTCTGACCAGCAACTCCTTCTCTAACCTctacgaggtgccgaccggggtACGGGTAACCTTAGCGGAGCTCGGATAACCGTATGCTCACTGGGGTCGTAAGCGGCTGTGTCCTCATGTTACGATGCGGTCTTGTGGTTTCAGAGCCATAGTTTCTTGTAACAAGTTGTTCCTTATAGGTAGTCCTTAATTtaatgcaaatgaaaattagaggagctcgtagccgcaaggttacagagtctgctttgacaagcgaagaTTCGGAAAACGAATAACTAACTCACTCACtaagatcacgctatgactaccgacaataTTAGTCTAGTCCGTAACATCCctttggaaattagatgtcacAGAAATTTCAGCTACGCTCCTTAACAGAGGGTTACCAGTTCTCATGGGTTTTTGAATTTCTACCTGAAATTCCCCGACAAGGCATTGACCACCAGGCCGCACGCCCCTCGACTTTATATTTCTCTGACTTTAAATTTGACCCCTTCGTTTACCTACTTAGATATAAAAGTTTAGAGGTTTCacaattttctccacagtccatcTAAGCACTGATAAAAGCGCAAAGTAAAGTGTGATCATAAACAAACAGATGTACCACTttatacaaaattctaagaaaattgtgatttcgaCTCGCTTGTGCGACACCTTCTGAATATATTCTGCAGAAGATAAACTTTCAGCCGTTCTGCTGTTTTTGGCAGCACGGCGCGCGACCACTGTTGtatacactataaaaaatcgacacgttactgccaagtggattccacttacttctgtgctaatagatgaaacatttcatatctaagtGGAATACACTTCACatcacaaaatcaagtgtcttacacttcggttcgccatgtcatgcataccaaaataatttttttttacactcagattgtcgtaggttcgagtctcgtctcgggagagactgttagtgtcagtaggatcgtagcgctagccccgcaattgtcctgtacactaaatagtcggctgcgaagtctgtgtataaataaacagaaggtcaagttccaaatcggaatgtagcaccaaggctttgcttttttttagcaccatttattcagaagatagatgtaAGCACCATCGAAGAAAATTTAGAAGTTATGAGGATTGTCACACCAGCGGACCAATTTGCCCCAACAGTACTCACGAGTGCTGTAGTTTTGAGATGCGTAAAACTCATATTCACTGTACCAATTGAAAAAGTGGTCATTCTTAAAAGGACGGTTGGTTGTGTTTTCTACGAAACTGTTATTTATTCGAATTATGCCTTTTTTCCTGTTGTTTGGGAGTCGAAAAGTTAAAAGCTGATTCTCGTTTCATAATTATCTCTACCAGCATTCCGGGAAActgtaaaattgaaataaacagaACTGCTACCTGAATGATGAAAAAAGCCCTGTGATTTTCAATTAAGTGCATACGGAGAGCACTAACGCAACAACTAGGTGGCTTCGCGAACGTATTAAAATAAAGAAGGGTAAAAAAGGGGACAGACTTCGCTGTAGGTGTAGGTATACATACGAACGCTGTGCACGAAGTATATTAGACTAAGTTAATATTATTAGTTTTTCGTCAACTCTATAACCGTCAACAAGCGAAGAAGCATATCGTTTGGACGACACCAGAGACAAGCGGCGTAGCAGCCAAGTTTAGTTCAGATTCCCGCAAGTTTGTTGTTACCAGGATAGCTAGCCAAGCACTTGGGATCGGAAGCTAAAGCTGTTACGAAATACACCAGCTCGGAGTAAAATGTTTTATTCCTCCTACGAATTCGAATTCCAGTACAAATTACAGTCGAGCCTTCTTAGAGCCACAAATACGTTCTTTAAGCAAAGTTGAATTTTCCTACCttcaaaattatgaaatatgCAGTTCTATATTCATTCCAagcgatttcaaaatggcgctcAAAACCTTTAAACTAACTGAACTACAATCATTGAAATtcgacaattttcgtgacgctctcgatttttttgttttgctttgaaTGATTTGTCGAAGAGGTGAGAACTTTTCTTAACACTTATCATAAATCTGTGTCCGATTGATGTGCTAAGAGTAAAGAGCCCTAAATGAGCAGGAGGTGTGAGGTGATGTGCGattttcataacaattatttgtaaaatattttcaaaataaagtatcacataaaaactgaaaaatgtttattaaccctctagtgcccaaattagtttttagacggactttgaaataatcactatgaagctttgtaaacattttttaatttctaatttaaacttttttcaaggttcaactgaagaccgtctaaaggcggcactgggctaAAAGGAGggttaaaatattttataattatattttaaatattATATGATAGAGAATAAATGCGAAAATCAATATAGCTGATGTTTATCAATAATCTCGATTTCCTATCTTTATCATTCTAACCGATAAGCACTACTCTTTACTTTCGCGTTGTAAACACGCTGTACTGGAGTACACGCTTTCTACGGAAGTCAACATTTTGCGAAGCAAGTGTTTCAATTCCAACTTTCCAACAGCAAGCTTGgtattttcagtcaaataccTAACGAAGTTTAGGAGCTTAAAATTCATTCTTTTTACAGCCCAATCGATTAAACACGCTTCGGTACTACTACCTATCCTTTCGAATCAAAATTCCGCAGTAAACGGCCATTGAACTCGCAATCAATGTGACAACGCATTTTCAACGCCAGCCGCGTGTCCTGAAATCGTCCATAGTAAAATCACATATCTAATCTCGCCGGACGGTAATTTTGCCCCGGGGTGAGATTGATAAAAACAACAAACTGAGGTGCTAAGCGTGCCACATCGTTCGACAGTTCAATGTATTCCACAGGTGCGGATTTGCGCGAGGCACGAGTAACGATGGACACACAACCCGAGTACGTGCAGGTTGGCCTGAGAAAAGTCGCTACCGAGCAGGGTTTCACCGAAGGCAAATACCGGATCGAGTTTGAATCGGGTTCCAACAAGGGCGATGGATTTATGGGAACTATGTCCAAAGTGTTCATCCGCCAGGAGGATCGTAAGGAGCTGGTGCTTCTGGTGAAGGATATGCCGGAAAATTTGGCACGTCGTCAGCAGTCGATTGTTATGTTTGACCGAGAGGCGGTAGCGTATAGTTCAGTTATTCCGGCGTTGGAAAAGTTTCAATCGGATAAAGGTATAAGCGTAGATGAAGGGGGTGAGGGGTTTATGCGGGTTCCGAGATGTTATTACACCCATAGTAATATGGAAAAGTTGGAAGCTGTGGTCATAATGGAAGATTTGCGTGAGAAACACTTCCGCATGTGGAATAAATATGTCCCAGTGGATTACGAGCACACTCGAATGCTTCTAGAACAGCTGGGGAAATTGCACGCGATCTCCTTCGCTATGCGAGAGCAGCAACCGGAGCGGTTTTTCGCATTCAAAAGGTTAATTGACCCAATGAAAATAATGATTGAAATGGATCCTGACAAAGGCATCGATAAGTTATTTGGGGACGTGTATCAGCGAGCGATTGTGACTCTGGATGACGCGAAGGATGCTAAAGTGAAAGAACTAATGAAAAAATTGGAGGATAAAGTAACTAAACACTATGTAGATTGTGTAACCGTAGATGATTCTGACCCATATGCAGTTATCGGTCACGGAGATTGCTGGATCAACAATATGATGTATATGTACGAAGAGGAAGTGAGTATAATTTTCCTAGAATTTGACCACCAATTCTACAGATTTTTTTCTCCTAGAGCCCAGTACCAGTCGACATCCGGCTTATCGATTGGCAGCTGTGTCGCTACGTGTCTCCAATTTTAGACCTCTCGTACTTTATTTTTATCTGCACTGATGCTAAGCTACGCGCCCAGCACTACAATCAATTGCTGGACATTTATTACAGCTCATTGTGCGATTATCTCGAACGATTAGGTGGAGATGCGAAGCGTCAATTTCCCAGAGAGGCTTACGAAGCACAATGGAAAAAGTACGGTCGTTTCGGGTTGATAATGGGAATGCTTGTAGTGCCCATGATCTGTACGGCCGCTGAAGATTTACCCGATATGGACAAGTGGATTGAGAAGATGAAACAAGGTGACGAAGACGTGGAGTTTGAGTACGCAACCGAAGAGAAAGCAGCGAAGCTCTATCGGGCACGGATGAGCGGCGTGATTCGTGATGTTGCCAGATTCGTGTATTTGACTGATTAGAGTTCATCGATGTAATGTAACAGTGATTTCAATTATGTCAGCAGTAATAAATGCTTTTGTACACAATATTTAGAGTTTGATATTTTTACCGGTAGTACGAGATGAGTGGTCGGAGGCCGGAAAAAACCtcgatttttcatgtcaatatttttgatgttttgcatttCTCCGAATATTCTCAAACTGTAAATGACCTTTTCTCAAAGTTTTATGACAATCAGTTGAGATATCGATTTTTaatcgcactttgaatgttgaGATAACAGACAATTTCGATAAATTTCCTgtttaaaatcacaatttttagcttaaCTTCAAACACCTGCGACTGCCTTAGTTTTGATCCGGTTTTAAttcaacaaatttcattttgaaggaaaatttatGTACATTTTAGTTGATTTTGTAGACTTGTCAAAAATACAATCAATTTCTCAATCGAGGTAAAACTAccataaaatttaaataaaactaaatcgcattaggattgttacttgggctatcatggtgcagacaggaagccaacctatccgaacccagtttgataagctccgctgcgaTGCTATCTTTTCCAGCtaatttgttgttcttgagctgcttgatggcatccttaacttcacctATCGTAGGGGTCGGAatgtctccctcatccgctgtgctgacaaggtcgttcctcctgccgtcttggtcctctgcctctgcACCAATCAGGTGTTttttgtagtgctgcttccacctgtcgataacctcacgttcatccgtcaagattcctccatccttatcccgacacatttcggttcgcggcacaaagccggcgGAGGATGGGTTCAGTTTCTTTTAGAGCTACAGtacgatacagctgctccatttcctcGCACTCCATCTcttccaggcggcgctttttgTCCCGGAACAGATGGGTCTGCTGTCTTCGCTTCAATTCATATCGCATTACGTTTTGACGGGTCCCttgctgcagcatcaatgcCCGCGCTGTATTCTTCGCGCCTAGAATCGTCTGACACTCctcgtcgaaccagccgttacgtcgattcctctCGACGAACCCTATCTAGCGGAGACGAACCCTATCTAGCGGAGCTCGGATAACCGTATGCTCACTGGGGTCGTAAGCGGCTGTGTCCTCATGTTACGATGCGGTCTTGTGGTTTCAGAGCCATAGTTTCTTGTAACAAGTTGTTCCTTATAGGTAGTCCTTAATTtaatgcaaatgaaaattagaggAGCTCGTAGCCGCAAGGATACAGAGcttgctttgacaagcgaagaTTCGGAAAACGAAtaactcactcactcactaagatcacgctatgactaccgacaataTTAGTCTAGTCCGTAACATCCctttggaaattagatgtcacAGAAATTTCAGCTACtctccttaacagagatcagggttACCAGTTCTCATGGGTTTTTGAATTTCTACCTGAAATTCCCCGACAAGGCATTGACCACCAGGCCGCACGCCCCTCGACTTTATATTTCTCTGACTTTAAATTTGACCCCTTCGTTTACCTACTTAGATATAAAAGTTTAGAGGTTTCgcaattttctccacagtccatcTAAGCACTGATAAAAGCGCAAAGTAAAGTGTGATCATAAGCAAACAGATGTACCACTttatacaaaattctaagaaaattgtgatttcgaCTCGCTTGTGCGACACCTTCTGAATATATTCTGCAGAAGATAAACTTTCAGCCGTTCTGCTGTTTTTGGCAGCACGGCGCGCGACCACTGTTGtatacactataaaaaatcgaca from Wyeomyia smithii strain HCP4-BCI-WySm-NY-G18 chromosome 3, ASM2978416v1, whole genome shotgun sequence encodes the following:
- the LOC129726392 gene encoding uncharacterized protein LOC129726392, producing the protein MYSTGADLREARVTMDTQPEYVQVGLRKVATEQGFTEGKYRIEFESGSNKGDGFMGTMSKVFIRQEDRKELVLLVKDMPENLARRQQSIVMFDREAVAYSSVIPALEKFQSDKGISVDEGGEGFMRVPRCYYTHSNMEKLEAVVIMEDLREKHFRMWNKYVPVDYEHTRMLLEQLGKLHAISFAMREQQPERFFAFKRLIDPMKIMIEMDPDKGIDKLFGDVYQRAIVTLDDAKDAKVKELMKKLEDKVTKHYVDCVTVDDSDPYAVIGHGDCWINNMMYMYEEESPVPVDIRLIDWQLCRYVSPILDLSYFIFICTDAKLRAQHYNQLLDIYYSSLCDYLERLGGDAKRQFPREAYEAQWKKYGRFGLIMGMLVVPMICTAAEDLPDMDKWIEKMKQGDEDVEFEYATEEKAAKLYRARMSGVIRDVARFVYLTD